A single genomic interval of Xyrauchen texanus isolate HMW12.3.18 chromosome 48, RBS_HiC_50CHRs, whole genome shotgun sequence harbors:
- the fam20cl gene encoding extracellular serine/threonine protein kinase FAM20C, giving the protein MRVCTRRRSRTLRVWFLFVFLSLHFLLALLVLSMYNASCEIHLYPDTQTSNSLSVQNTSTSASMADMTGSEIQEEEMGDAVTDLAKLEALYSHPLYNLPTPPVPDGDWLLKVRSKRKDEAQHSSQQWQSANEDGYDPVHLNTSSDSHPPWLRFHLGISRWQMYQHKDPNLSTLTHQLASYRIVSAVQKSGGTQLKLVMTFPNYGQALFKPKKQERHEETNVNLYYFSDFERHNAEIAAFHLDRILGFRRMPPVVGRIINAIKEIKDITTDHKLVTTFFKSPVGNTCFYGQCSYYCSTEHAICGHPHKIEGSLAAMLPDISLAPRRSWRSPWRRSYSRTKQAVWETNSDYCDAVKTSPPYDRGTRLVDLIDMSILDFLMSNMDRHHYETFEKFGNDTFLIHLDNGRAFGRYSKDEPSILAPLVQCCRVRRSTLLRLRLLSLPPYRLSDVMGASLSQDPLTMVAPLLTELHLSSLDRRLATVIQTIQDCLQQHQHHSDVIYDDITDYSG; this is encoded by the exons ATGAGAGTGTGTACACGCCGACGCTCACGGACCTTGCGTGTgtggtttttatttgtattcctgAGTCTGCACTTTCTTTTGGCTTTACTGGTACTGTCCATGTACAATGCTTCCTGTGAGATACATTTATATCCAGACACCCAGACATCCAACAGCCTCTCTGTACAGAATACATCCACTTCAGCAAGCATGGCCGACATGACAGGAAGTGAAATTCAGGAAGAGGAAATGGGAGACGCAGTTACCGACCTTGCCAAACTGGAGGCTCTGTATTCCCACCCGTTGTATAATTTACCCACTCCACCTGTGCCTGATGGTGACTGGCTGCTGAAAGTTCGATCTAAGAGAAAGGATGAAGCCCAGCACAGCTCACAGCAGTG GCAGAGTGCCAATGAGGATGGCTATGATCCTGTCCACTTAAACACCAGCTCTGATTCACATCCACCTTGGCTCCGTTTTCACCTTGGGATATCTCGCTGGCAGATGTATCAGCATAAAGACCCCAACCTGTCAACGCTGACTCATCAACTGGCATCCTACCGAATCGTCAGTGCAG TGCAGAAATCAGGTGGGACACAGCTGAAGCTGGTGATGACATTTCCTAATTATGGACAGGCTCTCTTTAAACCCAAGAA ACAGGAACGGCATGAGGAAACCAATGTGAATCTGTATTACTTCTCCGACTTTGAGAGGCACAATGCTGAGATTGCCGCCTTTCACCTGGACAG GATATTGGGTTTCAGGAGAATGCCTCCAGTGGTTGGGAGGATCATTAATGCAATTAAAGAGATCAAAGACATCACCACAGATCATAAACTGGTCACCACTTTTTTCAAGTCTCCAG TAGGGAATACATGCTTCTATGGCCAATGTTCCTATTACTGTTCCACTGAGCATGCTATCTGTGGGCACCCCCACAAGATAGAGGGGTCTTTGGCTGCCATGCTGCCAGATATATCTTTGGCACCACGCCGCTCCTGGAGGAGTCCCTGGAGACGCTCATACAGCCGGACCAAGCAGGCTGT ATGGGAAACTAACTCAGACTACTGTGATGCAGTAAAAACGTCTCCTCCCTATGATCGAGGCACTCGACTGGTGGACCTGATAGACATGAGCATACTGGACTTCCTCATGA GTAACATGGATAGGCATCACTATGAAACATTTGAGAAATTTGGCAACGATACATTTCTCATACACTTAGACAATGGAAGAGC GTTTGGACGTTATTCTAAAGACGAACCCTCCATACTGGCTCCTCTTGTGCAGTGCTGCAG GGTCCGCCGTTCCACTTTGCTTCGTTTACGTCTGCTCTCCCTCCCTCCGTATCGGTTGAGTGATGTCATGGGTGCATCATTGTCTCAGGACCCCCTTACAATGGTGGCCCCTCTTCTCACTGAGCTGCACCTCTCGTCTCTAGACCGTCGCCTAGCAACAGTCATTCAAACCATCCAGGACTGTCTACAGCAGCATCAACATCACAGTGATGTCATATATGATGACATCACTGACTACTCTGGATAA